DNA sequence from the Chroococcidiopsis sp. TS-821 genome:
CAGCTTCACTAAAGCAACAAAAGACAAATACCTCACCTATAGTATTGAAGTGACTCCTCAGTCTTAGAGTAGAATCTTGCCCACCTCATAAAGAACCTTAAGGCTTGTTTCACCAATAACCTTAAGGTCGTTTCATCTTAAATACTGAAGAATAAGCTTCAAAAACTGCTTAGCTGTATGACAATTTTTTCACAACTTATGAGGGTTGGAAACTAAATATAGCAATCGATGGGAAGGTAAGACATTCTAAAAGCTCAAAAACCTTCTCCTGGTTAGCTTTTAGCCCTGACCTCTGCTATAGCAGTAGTTTTGTGCTTAACTTCGATCTTTGACCTTTGAGTATTAGTTTAAGGATTCTTTTGGTGCTAACTTGACTTTAGTTGCCAGTCCCAAGGTTTGTAGCAATTGAATTGTCATCCACGTAAGGTCAATTTCCCACCACTGCAAGCCGTGACGGGCAGAGTATTGAAACGCATGATGGTTGTTGTGCCAACCTTCGCCGTAGGTAACTAAAGCAACCCACCAACAATTTTTTGAGTTATCGTTTGATTCGTAGGTACTATAACCAAAAATATGGCTAGCACTATTCACAAACCAAGTGCAGTGCCAAACTAGAACGAGACGGACAAAAATTCCCCAAACGACGAAAGACCAGCCACCGATGAAGAACAGTAGAAGTCCTAGGGCAAACTGGATAGGAATAAAATATTTATTAAAAAATTGATACACTGGGTCATCCGCAATGTCTTTGATGTAGCGGGGAATTTCAGATTCTACGGGGGTGTGAAACAACATCCAACCTATATGGCTCCACCAAAAGCCTTGGTTAGAATCGTGGGGATCTAGCTTTTGATCCGAATACAAGTGATGTAGTCGATGTAGTCCCACCCAGTCAAACACTCCTCCTTGGCAAGCAAGCGTACCGCAGAAGACAAAAAAATACTCCAACCATTTGGGAGTTTGAAAGCTGCGGTGGGTTACCAAGCGATGAAATCCTAGTGTAATTCCTAACCCACCGGTGATCCAATGGAGTAATAAAGCTAAACCTAAGGCACTCCAATTAAAATTGCTAGGTAGTAAGGCAAACGCAGCGCCGATGTGAACAAAGGCAATAAAAATGATAAACGCCCAATTCAGGGAAGGTTTGGTTGAGTTGGCAATGGTCATGCAATTATCTCGTATAGGTCAGCTTAATTTCGGCAATAATAAACACCGCGTAGAAAATTAAAGTATGAGGTGTTAATGAATAGCGCTGAACAGCTACAAGCAGCCGAACAGGCACTATCTCCGATTTTTTCTGGAATTGACGCTGCAGTCAAGCAAAATTTACAACGCGTGCTGAGAGCATTTCGCAATCAGCGTGTTGGAACACACCATTTTGCTTCGGTGAGTGGTTATGGTCACGACGACTTAGGACGTGATGTTTTAGACCGCGTTTTTGCAGAAGTCATGCAAGCCGAAGCTGCAGCAGTACGGGTGCAATTTGTTTCAGGAACTCATGCGATCGCTTGTGCGTTATATGGTGTCCTCCGTCCTGGAGACGAAATGTTAGCCGTTGTGGGTTCCCCGTATGACACGTTAGAAGAAGTCATTGGATTGCGTTCTCCTGGTCAAGGTTCCCTTCTTGAGTTTGGCATCCGTTACCGCGAATTATCTCTAACCGATGAGGGAACTATCGATTGGAACAGGTTAGAAAACGCCATTAAAGATGATACCCGTTTGGTGTTAATTCAGCGATCGTGTGGTTATTCTTGGCGTGCTAGTTTAGCGATCGCCGAAATTG
Encoded proteins:
- a CDS encoding acyl-CoA desaturase: MTIANSTKPSLNWAFIIFIAFVHIGAAFALLPSNFNWSALGLALLLHWITGGLGITLGFHRLVTHRSFQTPKWLEYFFVFCGTLACQGGVFDWVGLHRLHHLYSDQKLDPHDSNQGFWWSHIGWMLFHTPVESEIPRYIKDIADDPVYQFFNKYFIPIQFALGLLLFFIGGWSFVVWGIFVRLVLVWHCTWFVNSASHIFGYSTYESNDNSKNCWWVALVTYGEGWHNNHHAFQYSARHGLQWWEIDLTWMTIQLLQTLGLATKVKLAPKESLN